Below is a window of Cannabis sativa cultivar Pink pepper isolate KNU-18-1 unplaced genomic scaffold, ASM2916894v1 Contig5, whole genome shotgun sequence DNA.
GAAATTTACACGTGTGGATGTCGAGGACAACAGCCTCTGCACACGTGTATGGTGAGATTAACATGTGTTCGTGTTTGGCAAAGAGCCCTGTCTTTTTCTTATCCCtacaaagaataataataataataataaccttttttatttatttattattttttttgaacaataaccttttttattttatttttgataatatgtaattttttttttcaaataataaatatataatttttatttagggcCACGGACTCATTGTGAGCTTTATTAGAATACGCGACGCGCCGTTTAGTTTGCTGAATTGGTGGGTCACTCACGTTATCACTCTTTTACTAATTCGGGGGTACTTTCGTAAATTCATACCCAAACTAACCCAAATTCatttgaggaaattacactctataccctttttatattgtcctcttttatttttaccttcttttttaaagtctatcatttttacctctttttttaaacactaTACCAATTTTACccatgtcacttcaagatactctccatgtgactctcttatgtcagggtattttgggtacaatacacataaaaagaggtatgtttcaaataaatataaaagtagaggtaaatttgattaattgattaataaaagtggtatttttcaacttaccccaatttatttacatttcaaaaatttataaatatatcatgtgttaataatttttattttatataaatgtatatttttaattatacaatttttttttaatgttttccttcctattcataaaatatacttattaaacaaaaaataatttattttttttaatattgtgataaaaaaatatattcaaagtaatttttctaattatttaaatttattttttaataataaaatatatttattattttataatgtgTGAATAAAAGTTATTATGACTTTATATTTACGAAATGACGATCATTtaaatgttgtttttttttttaaattttttttttacaaaatataaatagaTTTTGTAGTGGTTAAAAAATGAAGTATTCAATGTaccaaaattattttaaaagatgcGATAACAATATGTAGTATATATTATAGAGTATTGTTAGCGGAACTAGGAGTGTCTAGTACTATTCAGAGATAGCGTCTTATGATTAGTTAGtgatatttcttaaaaaaaatattacaataaattatatggacttgatacttaattataccaataacaATATAACACTAAAGAAAGTATTAGACATCATTGAtatattttagcatttctctaaattataaggTCCTACTATGTAGATATATTttcgtttatttttttttcaaaataaagtcATTTATACATCACTACAGTTATATAAGATTACACAAATCCTATTGCAAAACAAGATTTGTACAAGAAAGATTAACCTCTACATAATAGTAACTTTgttaattaaaacttaattgACTAATACATAAACTACCCCCATTAGCttcataaaatacaaaaaaaaaaaacattatcatATAATAACAAGTTTCGAATTTGGTCTAAACATTCTTACAGCCTTTCTCCTTACTTTAGACTAAATGGATTGTTAGAGAGtctcacattgctaatgtgtagaaagataataaaatatataagatgaatgcgCTACTCCTTCCATTatcaattgattttgagataaaACCTCACACTTTAtcccaaattctaacatggtatcagagcaaaaaaaaaaaacaacaaaaaaacccTCTAACGACTATCCGACCAAAAAAAGAAATCGATCAAAGTAGAGCCAAAAAAAGCcacaaaaaatctaaaaataattgaTCCAAAAGCCAAAGTCAAAAAAGTCATTTGTGATTTGGGAATAGTAAGCCAAAAAAATAGCCACCAATCCAGAAAGTAGagcaaaagagagaaaaaaaaaaccgttTATGATCGAGTTGTCCAAGATGGTGAACAAATAAAATAGCTACCATTTTGAGATGTAAAGAGTCTCACATTGTTAATGTGTGGAAcgataatagaatatataagataaatgaGTTACTCCTCCTATTaccaattgattttgagatggaaTTTTATTCACCTTATCTCAAATTCTAGCGTGGATGGTTTCTACACAATCAAACTCTATATTAAACTTGCTTTGGATTAAATGGATGATTTCAAGACAATTAGACTCTACGCTaaacctcaaaaaaaaaaaaaaacagtcttTTTCCTTGGTTTGGATTAAATAGATGACTTCTAGACAATCACACTCTCTATAtcaacattttttttatgtttttcttaagaGGAAAATATTCTCTAGTCTTTAACTATTTTAGAAATCTACTTAAACATGAGTAAGATAGAAGAGATtggatatttttataaatatctaaaaaagacaaaaaaattgtaaaaatataaatttataattttttaatatttttatggataataatattttttaataaaaatatgtaaagttgttttttcatgaaaaatgggtaaaaaaatccatataaatacaaaaaatatataattttaggtattttgtataaaaattCATATTTCTAATTCTTTTCCTTGAGTTTCATCAGATAATTCTTgtagaatataataaaatgttGATGAACACAATGAAaaacttttttgtgaaataatttaATTGTTAAACATAATTTTCTAGAATCTAATGTTTATGATATTTCTTAGTTATTGAATATAGTAGAATATCAATttcgaacaaaaaaaaaagtaaaatatcaaTATCATTGAAAAGCTATTGTTTAAGTTGAAATTATGACAATGATGAGTACACATGAAAAAATTctctatttatttttcaaataatttaatcattaagcataatttagtagaattaatgatatttttaattattaaaatatgttgtACCAAGTTAACATGCAAGAAAAATGTCATTTGTGTAGTTAAACATCAATCAAGACTTTTATTGTAGaaaaatgttttaaaaaaaaacagtgtATTCtacattaatttctttttatattaaatCTACCCTATAGAATAATAGGGGAGTGGTAGAAAAGTTTACTTAGcacttcttttattttattttattatattatgacTAGTGGGCTACACATTATTATaagcaaaatatattattattattcttcttattattattattattattataattattattattataattgtacAAGGCAATGTATACCATTCTTAATGACAATTACACTACATGCAATGTTTATAGGAACAAGACAAATGTGGAAATCCTCAATCGAAATGGTGAGCCAATGAATATGAATATGTTACATCTAAGTTAAGTATGGCAGAGTCACACAAGGTTTGTCACGTGGTGAATATATTATctatagggaaatttgaatttgtatgcttgcatttaattaaaatttatcctCAAAACTCATAATaccttatatttaaaatatatgacaaTTTTTCTATTATGCCCAAAATACCCTCTCTTTTTTCCTTCACCCCCCTAtcacttcttctctctttccctctctcttcttttctctaaCCGAAGCTACACAGAGGAGGTCAAATTTTGCTCCTCTATTCTCATCCTCACTACACTAGCACCACACTGCACAAGGCTCACCACAAGGCTCACCACATAATTTCTCTCATTTTTGGACGAGCATCATACACTAACTtatgggtaattttttttttgtttgaacaatcttgtttgttgttgttatatttagtttagaatgttattttgatgcttgatctGTAGATTGTTGCTGTTATTTAGCTGTTTTTTCTGATAAAGTTTGCTGCCTGTGAAATCTGGATTTGTTCtggttttctgcatttttttcgTCGGGCCCGATGCTGGCCCGATGGGGGTCCGATGAGCTGAAAAATTTGATGGCAGGGAAGAcggcccgatgggtccgatggtcggaccatgtgggtccgatggtctGACCCgttctgtatttttttaattttttttttattttttggacctGGGTCCGATGCTCTTTATGTgggcccgatgggtccgatggtcggaccatgtgggtccgatggtccgacccttttggttttttttcttaattttttttattttttggacctGGGTCCGATGCTCTTTATGTgggcccgatgggtccgatggtcggaccatgtgggtccgatggtccgacccttttggtttattttttttatttttttttatgggaaatttgattttttaattttttttgacccTGGGGCCGATGCTCTCCATATGGGTCCGACATCGGACCCGAGTGGTTTTTGGatcttttttgaattttttttatttttttaaaggatGGTCCGATGCACctccatggggtccgatggtcggaccaatcggaccctactgcaagtttttttttttatttaattaattatgattatttattgtttattattgtatgcttaatttattttgtagtgatttattaatatttgtgttattaatttttcttttattaataattattattttattatcaattaataattattttttattattaattattattttaaataataattgttttatattatgaattattattaattattgttttattaattattgttatattttttatggttttagtaataattattaattatattctattattattttttttaattttttattattaattattgttttattatgaattattaattatagttttatttttcatttttttattaataattattttattattatttattaattattaattattattttattatcaattaattattattgttttgttattaatgattaattaagatttttttcggtgagatttttgttgtaaattataactgtgtttttttaaatgtttgtGACAGATTCAACTGTTAATGCGTGTGTTATGTATAATGGTGTTTGGGAGCTTGATGGTAGAGATTGGATTTATAAAGGGAGTGCCGCTTTGACAATTGACATTGATCCGAACCTAAGCTACTCAGGTTTGGTTGATGTTTTGTACGAAGAACTGGATGTTGACAAAGCGGAGTATGACTTGAAATTGGAAGTAAATTACAAGTACAGGAAAGGCTATGAGTATCCTGCTGAAGTTATTCGAAATGATAAGCGTGCAAGGTACTTTTTATCTACACTTGCGAAGAAGCCAGATGAATTTATTCCTTTGTTTGTGACTTTGTTAAAGAAGAATGTTTGGGTTGATCCTAGTCCCACACCAAGTTCTGTTAAGGATAATCGTAGCGaggttgggagttttgttccagaaacaaatccagAGGTGTTGGTTGCGGATGTATTACCTGAATTAAACACTATGATGCCGAGTGCTGATATTGTAGCACAAATGCCCTTCATTGATGGTTTTTGTGATGGTCCAGACCCTGAATATTATGTCGAGGGCAATGATGGCGTAAGAGACGACGAAGGTACAGAGGCCCCTGTTGCTGTACCTTTGAACTTGACTCCACTATCGTACCAAATACCACCGAGGCCACCGACACATAAAAGAATGCCCCGTAGAGAAAATTGCCAAACACTGGTACTAGTAGTAGTCGTCCATGCGAAACCAGTCATGCTAGAGGAACTACCGACAAGACGGGTCCTAATAATGGTAGAGAGACCAATGATGTTAGTGGTCCTACTGATGCTCGAGGTACCAATGTGACTGGATGGAGcgatccattttcttcttcgacAAGTTACGGTAAATTCAAGGAGAAAATGTATACAAGAGAAGACATCGAGGATCATAGTCATTATATATCTACGGTGGCACACCAGGCAGGGAGTTACATGTGGGAAAGTTTTTTAGAGACAAAGAGCATTTAAAGATGGTTGTTGGCCTGTATGCAATGAAGAAAGGGTTTGACTACTACGTTAGGAAGTCCCAGACGATATTTGGTACGTCACATGTAAGGATACAGATTGTGGGTGGAGATTAAGAGCGAAGAAGAACGTACTTTCTAACATGTTTGAGGTGAGTACATTTCATAATGTACATACATGTTCCCTTGATCTTCGAGGAAAAGATAACCGTCAAGCATCACCTGTAATAGTTGCCCAtctaattaaggataagttcACAACTGACGGCTCGGATCGGCTTGCCCTCTCGATAtaagaaaaagtatgcacaaggaTTACGGGATCCAAATGAGTTACGAAAAGGCATGGAGGTGCGAAGAGAAGGCAATACACCTGACTCGGGGTACACCTGAAGATTCGTACTCTTTATTACCTAGTTACTTGCACATGCTACAGTTGCGGAATCCAGTACCATCACAGATTTTGTGGTAGAAGATGGTCGCTTCAAGTATTGTTTCTTCTCTCGGGTCCTTCTATTCGGGGTTTAAGTTTTGTCGACCTGTTATATGCGTTGATGGGTCTTTCTTGAAGACTAGGTATGGTGGGCAAATGTTGTGTGCAGTGGCTTTGGATGCAGGGAGTCATATCTTTCCGATAGCTTTTGCTATAGTTGACAGTGAAAACCACAATTCCTGGacctattttatgagaaaattgaaagaaacgattggtgatgttgagaacttagcttttgtttcggataggcatcaaagtattgttcgtgctttggatatcgtgttccctgatgcacaccacggtgcatgctaccaccacattattatgaacgtgaaccacaagttcaagactgacgtcttcacgaatcacatttacacGTGTGCGTACACGTATTCAAGATCAGAGTTTCACAGAGAATTTGAGAACATTCGGGCCATGAATCCAGCGGTTGCAAAATATCTTGAGGAAATCGGATTTGAAAAATGGGTTCGGTCGTACTTTCCAGGGGTACGTTACAATGTAATGACGAGCAACCTGGCCGAGAGCTTCAACAACACAACTAAGGATGCACGAGACTTCCCGATCCTTCTTCTGGCATAGCATTCCTGAGGTCCAAAGTCCAAAAGTGGTTTGCTTCACGAAAAGAAAAAGCTGACAAGTGGACGAAACCcctagcaccagaaatggaggaggacttggcattgcattttgaaaaaggtCGGTTTTTGAACGTTGACTCATGCGGGCCTTACACGTTGCAGGTTCACCCTGGAAGAACAGTTCTCACCGGTGGCGTAGTGGACTTCCAGGAAAAGAGTTGCACTTGCGGCTTGTTCCGGGCATGAAGTTTCCTTGTCCTCATGCATGTGCTGCATCTCAGGAGCGAAGTATTAGCGTGTACACACTATGCTCGCCATATTACACAACCGAATATTGGAGGAGAACATATGAAGGAACAATTATGCCagttggtgacgaggatgattgggaatTACCTGATGACATAAAGAACATGACAGTTGGAGTGCCTGTTGAGAAGCAACCAGTAGGGCGACCCAAGAAGCAAAAGGTTGGAAGAATTAAGAACAACCGAACTGCTTGTAATGGTGAAAGGATTATAAAATCACGAAAATGTAGCAAGTGCGGTGCCACGGGACACAACAGAAGCACTTGCACCTACCGAGGTTTaacataaatttttagtttattagtATTGTGATGCGCTGGactattatgttatttatatttatggtgtaaaatatttttaatttgtggcatgaacatgtGTTGTACTGTTACGTATTTCGTATTGCATTATTTCTAAACTTTGTTAAAAATCTGAGCCAAAAACAAGTTCtactgataaaataaaataattttagtgaAAGTAGTTTGTTCAAATTGAAAAGTGTAAAAGTAAACATTGttcaacaaatataaaaaattaaacatctaAAGTTCATGCCAAGTTCTGGTAGAATAAATCTACTGCCCATCTCTGCCGAAAGAGCGACATATGCTGATCATGTACTCCATCGAATGGTAGATCCAATAACTTATGCTCAATATGCTCTATGACGTACATTCCACAATCGCCGCTGCAATAGTAGGTAAACGCCAAATTTAATAAACCATAgagaatattataaaatttttttcttaattaataaacatactataaaaaaaatgcaTTTAAATTACCTCGATTTTGTCTGAGGTACAACTTTATTGTCCATCATTTCCCAGTCGAAGGTCCGACTCGACTTTCGGAGGTCGTCATTCGAGGACCATCACCATGTAATGAGTGTCACATACACCACACTGGTCCACCAATTCGGCTAGTAAAGGGCACCACACATCCATAAGCGAATTCAGTTCGTCTTTCGTTAGAGATCCAAGACTCGAATCGAAGAGGAATATCTTCCACAACTCAAGATTGACCTCCATAGCGATCCAATGTTTCGGTCTGTTCAAGAACATGGACATGTATATGCACTCCATACCCTTCCAAGAAGGCAAAAATTGGTTTGGATCCCCACGAAGGAGTTCCAAGATGGACTCATCCCAAACAAAACCATCATGGTCAGTATTGCTCTTCCAAGCATCCCACCGACCCCTCAACGATGAGGTAAACCAAGATGGCATCACAGTACACTTACGTGGGTACAACTCCGGGAAGAAGTGTTGCCTCCTCCTCATCATATGGAAAGCAGCATCCAAATGCTGCACAGCACATATAAATAAGTCAGCAGTAaataacaacattaaaaaaaaaacaaataacaacGGTAAAAAGCAGTAAATAACAACATATAATACTTAGTTAATAAACTTACGTCATCAGAAAGCCATAGTTTGTCTGTATTTAGGGTCGAGAACCAAGCCACGCCACACAGACCGGTGAAGACGTCCCTCGGATACTTGTTTCCGATGGTTCCCACTAACCAATTTCGAAAACTATGTAGTAGCTTCTCATCAACGGGCCGAAGTGGGTCAACATTCACATTGGTTGTTGAtggcttcatcttcttcttcatttcggtGTACTCGTCAAACCACCTTGGCCTTTTCTTCGTTCTCTTCTCCACCGGTGTTGGAACGGTCTCTAAAACCTGAACCTCTGAATCTTGGGTATCTCCAATGGACGTGACCGACATGTTCTGAGGTGTCCGGAGTACATCTTCCTCATCATTAGGTCTGTAATCATTCGGAAGAATGAACTCATCTCCTGGAGACACGGCGTCTGGCTGTGGCTCTGCCTCTGCGCTGGCCTTCTCTGATCTCCCATAAGAGCCAATAGGGTCTTCAAGTAACCCATTATCTCATTCTGCCCTTTCAAAATATCAGTCTGGCCTTGCTTCAAAGCAAGCTGTTCC
It encodes the following:
- the LOC133033377 gene encoding uncharacterized protein LOC133033377 codes for the protein MSVTSIGDTQDSEVQVLETVPTPVEKRTKKRPRWFDEYTEMKKKMKPSTTNVNVDPLRPVDEKLLHSFRNWLVGTIGNKYPRDVFTGLCGVAWFSTLNTDKLWLSDDHLDAAFHMMRRRQHFFPELYPRKCTVMPSWFTSSLRGRWDAWKSNTDHDGFVWDESILELLRGDPNQFLPSWKGMECIYMSMFLNRPKHWIAMEVNLELWKIFLFDSSLGSLTKDELNSLMDVWCPLLAELVDQCGVCDTHYMVMVLE